A window of Trichomycterus rosablanca isolate fTriRos1 chromosome 5, fTriRos1.hap1, whole genome shotgun sequence contains these coding sequences:
- the pcnx4 gene encoding pecanex-like protein 4 — MGPDVPLLNDYKQEFFWKRFPQTILGGPRLKLGFCAPPYVYIHQVVLFFTPWLLGGVGTLLYQLQVMDDASAGILSGALMLFFGATLQTLSQWVARKTGAVQRLPAARNVMADEEEVEFTRCAGPETVRFIAPGKRFMCNVVLHTTLAGAMCGFGTWYLLPGRLSAVFGNASAVIPVFVLSWLTLCIGEYSLIVNTAAETATFQPQDTYEITALTRPLYIFAFIAVDLALRCVGGGVSELQVASQVIHLLFLALPVLWSLGMLSPLDALILWIMEQSLIHALGGSAMATNRRLVLMFLTSVCVCISTFFIPSSLGVVLFTVAMGYLLSQDLAQIPVLLRGRKGDTLTPSPSHSLSLGWWSLPLSALLLSAALTEAALLHGLSPVVGLNVSTVELWTSGDVVSDPQAVIGWILISLFIITRVLREIQGACVFGGLILNPLFPKRVSSVQAFRRKTRGLWGAALVHRALLNLVCPLAMIAYLAMDVSLQELHTVALSVGFTRAFRMAWQNCEDSILQMVVVVIVRLADGGRVLQQWHNLGTGVQLIVVSLMLDRLSQFVLKLKFALMVLITSWTETKQRRQSAGALLALNAALCPLLMTVVMLAALLSAPLLPLFTLPVFLVGFPRPLRSWPGTPGTACPCPDSIYYQQLSARLASALRQAFANGAMGSYAPGSHFLGRFQDRVVWISVLEKGYGYCTVNIKGLELQETSCHTVEARRVDEVFETAFDRLERPGRFLHFLNPHWGNALTPCTLLPVTIYSDARNVLTGIIDSTDHLRQLRSDFLKTLVWILLRHSMQNRTFRAKSHSMHSSQHAVQPEPVSDGAKLGVVSQSHFDSSSSPQLRGRSSVSSFSDWSDEDDLFGPVPVRKPVRRMVLRTEEEHMSLPGSVEIHTLYENLALASLPTLRPLGLGIGLDKEKDDALLVSSAPFARFDSTNHPNFSSPHSEMISPPASWFSGPFSASKLHPLRSTFPDEWFRFCLAQLVMEGLWEGEEKQSVCRVLQEDSTLMEMYSQVALSCALALGMDLAVPSASFVFRVYCGDAAWHEGLEWLRENSELHQLTLRAFRYSVKLLIDQASLGPVESMEELYSTLDDYHQRWFIGGTSERGWHDGVLQEKPFLFSLGHDLTMGSYTGRVLSLQDCLFQLGALSEECVRGQWANLSWELLYATNDDEERYSIQAHTILLRNLTVQAAEPPLGYPIYSCSPTHLACF, encoded by the exons ATGGGCCCCGATGTGCCGCTTCTCAACGACTATAAGCAGGAGTTTTTCTGGAAGCGTTTCCCTCAGACCATACTGGGGGGGCCCAGGCTCAAGCTGGGCTTCTGCGCCCCCCCATACGTCTACATCCACCAGGTAGTACTCTTTTTCACCCCATGGCTACTGGGTGGCGTGGGCACACTGCTCTATCAGCTCCAGGTGATGGACGATGCCAGTGCGGGTATATTATCCGGAGCACTCATGCTGTTCTTTGGTGCCACTCTACAAACTCTGTCTCAGTGGGTTGCTCGGAAAACAGGGGCCGTCCAGAGACTTCCGGCAGCCCGTAATGTCATGGCTGACGAGGAAGAAGTGGAGTTCACACGTTGTGCAGGACCTGAAACCGTGCGCTTTATAGCACCAGGGAAGAGGTTTATGTGCAATGTAGTCTTGCACACTACCCTGGCTGGAGCGATGTGCGGCTTCGGGACGTGGTATCTGCTGCCTGGTCGGCTCAGTGCAGTTTTTGGAAATGCCAGTGCAGTGATTCCTGTGTTTGTGCTCAGTTGGCTTACGTTGTGCATCGGAGAATATTCACTCATCGTCAACACAGCAGCAGAAACGGCTACTTTCCAGCCACAGGATACATACGAGATCACGGCGCTCACCAGGCCGCTGTATATATTCGCATTCATCGCTGTGGACCTGGCACtcag gtgtgttggagggggcgtaaGTGAACTGCAGGTGGCCAGTCAGGTGATACACTTGCTGTTTTTGGCGCTACCTGTGCTTTGGTCACTGGGCATGCTTTCTCCTCTGGATGCTCTGATTCTATGGATCATGGAACAAAGTTTGATTCATGCGCTCGGGGGCTCGGCTATGGCTACTAATCGCAG ATTGGTGCTGATGTTCCTgacgtctgtgtgtgtctgcatcTCCACATTCTTCATCCCTTCCTCCCTGGGGGTGGTCCTCTTCACTGTTGCTATGGGTTATCTCCTTAGTCAGGACCTTGCACAGATACCTGTGCTGTTACGTGGTAGGAAAGGTGACACACTCACTCCTTCACCCTCTCACTCTCTCAGTTTGGGCTGGTGGAGTCTCCCCCTCTCTGCCCTCCTCCTGTCGGCTGCTTTGACTGAAGCGGCTCTGCTCCATGGCCTCAGTCCTGTTGTGGGGCTCAACGTGAGCACGGTGGAGCTCTGGACGTCAGGAGATGTCGTCTCAGATCCTCAGGCTGTTATTGGTTGGATTCTTATCAGTCTCTTCATCATCACCCGGGTGTTGAGGGAGATTCAGGGagcgtgtgtgtttggggggctCATCCTGAACCCCCTCTTTCCAAAACGAGTCAGCAGTGTTCAGGCATTCAGGAGGAAAACCAGAGGATTGTGGGGTGCAGCACTTGTCCACCGAGCTCTTCTTAACCTGG TGTGCCCATTAGCCATGATAGCGTACCTAGCCATGGACGTGTCTCTCCAGGAGCTACACACCGTTGCGCTTTCCGTCGGCTTCACACGAGCCTTCAGAATG GCGTGGCAGAACTGTGAGGACAGTATCCTgcagatggtggtggtggtaattGTGAGATTGGCAGATGGAGGACGAGTTTTACAACAGTGGCACAATCTGGGCACCGGAGTGCAGCTTATAGTG GTGTCTCTGATGTTGGATCGCCTCTCTCAGTTTGTGTTGAAGCTAAAATTCGCCCTGATGGTGCTGATCACGTCGTGGACCGAGACGAAGCAGAGGCGCCAGTCGGCGGGTGCTCTGTTGGCTCTGAACGCGGCGCTGTGCCCCCTGTTAATGACCGTGGTGATGCTGGCAGCCCTGCTTTCTGCTCCTCTCCTGCCACTCTTTACACTACCTGTGTTCCTGGTCGGGTTTCCCAGGCCCCTGCGCTCCTGGCCTGGTACACCTGGCACTGCTTGTCCATGCCCAGATTCCATCTACTACCAGCAGCTCAGTGCCAGGCTGGCATCAGCGCTGAGGCAGGCGTTCGCAAATGGAGCAATGG GTTCTTATGCTCCTGGTTCTCATTTCCTGGGCCGGTTCCAGGATCGAGTGGTGTGGATAAGCGTGCTAGAGAAGGGCTACGGCTATTGCACAGTCAACATCAAG GGTTTGGAGCTGCAGGAGACGTCGTGCCACACTGTTGAAGCCCGGCGAGTTGATGAGGTCTTCGAGACTGCATTCGATCGTCTGGAGCGTCCCGGAcgtttcctccactttctgaacCCTCACTGGGGAAACGCTCTCACCCCCTGCACCCTGCTGCCCGTCACCATCTACTCGGACGCCCGCAACGTCTTGACTGGCATCATCGACTCGACAGATCACCTCCGCCAGCTTCGTTCAGATTTTCTGAAGACATTAGTGTGGATTCTGCTGCGTCATTCCATGCAAAACAGGACCTTCAGAGCAAAATCACACTCAATGCACAGTTCCCAGCATGCCGTGCAGCCCGAACCAGTCTCCGATGGTGCAAAACTGGGCGTGGTTTCACAAAGTCACTTTGATTCCTCATCTTCTCCACAGCTGAGGGGGCGGAGCAGCGTGTCCTCATTTTCCGACTGGTCAGACGAGGACGACCTGTTCGGGCCGGTTCCAGTACGGAAACCGGTTCGTAGGATGGTGCTGCGGACAGAGGAGGAGCACATGTCTCTGCCAGGTTCTGTAGAAATCCACACCCTTTATGAGAATTTAGCGCTGGCTTCTCTGCCTACGTTGCGGCCACTCGGGCTAGGGATCGGCCTTGATAAGGAAAAGGATGACGCCCTGCTCGTTAGCTCCGCCCCATTTGCAAGGTTTGATTCCACAAACCATCCAAACTTCTCCTCGCCTCATTCGGAAATGATTTCACCTCCAGCGTCCTGGTTTTCCGGCCCTTTTTCTGCTTCTAAGCTCCACCCACTCCGCTCCACCTTCCCAGATGAGTGGTTCCGGTTCTGTCTGGCTCAGCTAGTAATGGAGGGATTATGGGAAGGCGAGGAAAAGCagagtgtgtgtagagtgctaCAGGAGGACAGCACACTGATGGAGATGTACAGCCAGGTGGCGCTGTCCTGCGCCTTGGCATTAGGCATGGACCTGGCAGTGCCAAGTGCTAGCTTTGTTTTTAGAGTGTACTGCGGAGACGCAGCATGGCACGAAGGTCTCGAGTGGCTCCGAGAAAATAGCGAGCTGCATCAGCTCACGCTCAGGGCTTTTAG gtacagtGTGAAGCTGCTGATAGACCAGGCGTCTCTGGGGCCAGTGGAGAGTATGGAGGAGTTATATTCCACACTGGATGATTATCATCAGCGCTGGTTTATTGGTGGAACATCAGAACGTGGTTGGCATGATGGAGTCCTGCAGGAGAAACCCTTCCTGTTCTCCCTCGGCCACGACCTCACCATG ggttcCTATACAGGACGGGTGCTGTCTCTGCAGGACTGTTTGTTCCAGCTGGGTGCACTGAGTGAGGAGTGTGTTCGTGGTCAGTGGGCCAATCTGTCTTGGGAGTTGCTGTACGCCACCAACGACGACGAGGAGCGCTACAGCATCCAGGCCCATACAATACTGCTCAGGAATCTGACCGTACAGGCTGCAGAACCACCGCTAGGTTACCCTATCTACTCCTGCAGCCCTACACACCTTGCCTgcttctga
- the dhrs7 gene encoding dehydrogenase/reductase SDR family member 7, with amino-acid sequence MEVCVGCIVLVCIAVYLIVQLLRFITADADLTLLWAHALGTKPEVALRGKVVWITGASSGIGEELAYQLAAVGARLVLSARRENELARVKRKCLEHSTVEEKDILVLPLDLLDRSTHREKLEAVLQHFSKIDVLVNNGGRSQRSLCVDTDVEVYRGLMELNYLGTVSVTQHVLRHMIQHSEGIIANVSSIAGLAGAPLCTGYAASKHAIQGFFNSLRTELTDHPNITISMICPGPVVSQIVQNAFTEQTDKPVSNAGDQTHKMPTERCASLILAGLSNRVKEMWIAEQPFLLFLYVWQYTPTIAWYMTSMLGRKRVQNFKAGLDADVAYFTKPKTKTS; translated from the exons atggaggtgtgtgtaGGCTGCATAGTGTTGGTGTGTATTGCAGTGTATCTGATAGTGCAGCTCCTCCGCTTCATCACTGCTGATGCTGATCTTACCCTGTTGTGGGCTCATGCACTTGGTACAAAACCAG AGGTGGCACTGAGGGGGAAGGTGGTGTGGATCACCGGAGCATCGAGTGGGATCGGTGAGGAGTTGGCGTACCAGCTAGCCGCAGTTGGAGCACGACTTGTGCTGTCTGCACGCAGAGAGAATGAGCTGGCGCGGGTCAAGAGGAAGTGTTTAG AACATTCTACTGTAGAGGAGAAGGATATTCTAGTTCTTCCACTGGATCTTCTGGATCGATCCACTCACCGAGAAAAACTTGAAGCAGTTCTGCAACACTTCAGCAAG ATAGATGTGCTGGTGAATAATGGTGGGCGGAGTCAGCGGTCTCTCTGTGTTGACACTGACGTTGAAGTCTACCGCGGTCTGATGGAGCTTAACTATCTGGGTACCGTCTCTGTCACCCAGCATGTCCTGCGTCACATGATCCAACACAGTGAAGGGATAATAGCAAACGTCAGCAGCATTGCGGGTCTGGCGGGGGCACCACTGTGTACTGGATACGCAGCCAGCAAACACGCAATACAG GGGTTCTTCAACTCTCTGAGGACGGAGCTCACTGACCATCCAAACATCACCATCAGCATGATCTGTCCTGGACCCGTTGTGTCCCAAATTGTCCAGAATGCCTTCACTGAACAAACTGACAAG CCTGTATCTAATGCCGGTGATCAGACTCATAAAATGCCCACCGAACGCTGTGCAAGTCTTATCCTGGCCGGATTGTCCAATCGGGTGAAGGAGATGTGGATCGCTGAGCAGCCGTTTCTTCTTTTCCTCTACGTGTGGCAGTACACACCCACCATCGCCTGGTACATGACCAGCATGCTGGGCAGGAAGCGAGTGCAGAACTTCAAAGCTGGACTG GATGCCGATGTTGCGTACTTCACCAAACCAAAGACCAAGACCAGCTAA